A portion of the Agrobacterium tumefaciens genome contains these proteins:
- a CDS encoding FAD-binding oxidoreductase: protein MSALPPALSDALRNRFGERFSTAQALREQHGRGESHHTPSIPDAVVFAESTDDVAEAVRLCAAEGVPVIAFGTGTSLEGHLTAVRGGVSVDLSRMSKIVRISAEDLDCTVEAGVTREQLNTHLRDMGLFFPIDPGANASIGGMAATRASGTNAVRYGTMRENVLSLTVVLPNGQVIRTGGRARKSSAGYDLTRLFVGSEGTLGIITEVTLRLYGIPETISAALCSFESVEQAVAAAITVVQLGIPVARMELMDRGLIEAVNAYSNLSLKVEDTLAFEFHGSPAGVKEQVEMVAAIVEDNGGRDFEWANAPQDRNRLWKARHNAFYAVVSQRPNARGWSSDVCVPVSELSGCIVRTRELLRDCSVPAAILGHVGDGNYHVVFAVDPANQAELDEVAAINKKMVQHAISVGGTSTGEHGVGTGKIAYLRQEHGDAVDLMAIIKNAIDPAGIMNPGKILPSQDLPSRRETL from the coding sequence ATGAGCGCACTGCCTCCCGCTCTCTCGGACGCTTTGCGCAACCGTTTCGGCGAGCGTTTTTCCACCGCGCAGGCATTGCGGGAACAACACGGCCGTGGCGAATCCCACCATACGCCGTCGATCCCGGATGCCGTCGTTTTCGCCGAGAGCACGGATGATGTGGCGGAAGCCGTGCGGCTTTGCGCCGCTGAAGGTGTTCCCGTTATCGCCTTCGGCACCGGCACTTCGCTCGAAGGCCATCTGACGGCAGTGCGTGGCGGTGTCTCCGTCGATCTGTCGCGCATGTCGAAAATCGTCCGCATCAGCGCCGAGGATCTCGATTGCACGGTGGAGGCCGGCGTCACGCGCGAGCAACTGAACACGCATCTGCGCGACATGGGCCTGTTCTTTCCGATCGATCCTGGCGCCAATGCGTCCATCGGCGGCATGGCGGCAACCCGCGCTTCCGGCACAAACGCCGTGCGTTACGGCACAATGCGAGAAAACGTGCTGTCGCTGACAGTCGTCTTGCCGAACGGCCAGGTCATCCGCACCGGCGGGCGGGCGCGTAAATCATCAGCAGGTTATGACCTAACGCGGCTGTTCGTCGGCTCCGAGGGGACGCTCGGCATCATCACGGAAGTGACGTTGCGACTCTACGGAATTCCCGAAACCATCTCGGCTGCACTTTGCTCCTTCGAAAGCGTCGAACAGGCAGTTGCGGCAGCCATTACGGTCGTGCAGCTCGGCATTCCAGTTGCGAGAATGGAATTAATGGACCGTGGCCTGATCGAGGCCGTCAACGCCTATTCCAATCTTTCCCTCAAGGTCGAGGACACGCTCGCCTTCGAGTTCCACGGCTCGCCTGCTGGCGTGAAGGAGCAGGTCGAGATGGTCGCTGCCATAGTGGAAGACAATGGCGGCAGGGATTTCGAATGGGCGAATGCGCCGCAAGATCGCAACCGCCTCTGGAAGGCGCGCCACAACGCGTTTTACGCCGTGGTCTCGCAGCGCCCGAACGCCAGGGGCTGGTCTTCCGATGTCTGCGTGCCGGTATCCGAGTTGAGCGGCTGCATCGTCAGGACCCGGGAATTGCTACGCGACTGCAGCGTGCCCGCCGCCATTCTCGGCCATGTCGGCGATGGCAACTATCATGTGGTCTTCGCCGTAGACCCTGCAAATCAAGCCGAACTCGACGAGGTGGCGGCAATCAACAAGAAGATGGTGCAGCACGCCATCTCGGTTGGCGGCACTTCCACCGGCGAGCATGGGGTTGGCACCGGCAAGATCGCTTATCTGCGGCAGGAACACGGCGACGCGGTGGACCTCATGGCCATCATCAAAAACGCCATAGATCCGGCCGGCATCATGAACCCGGGCAAGATCCTGCCGAGCCAAGACTTGCCCAGCCGCCGAGAAACGCTTTGA
- a CDS encoding 2-hydroxychromene-2-carboxylate isomerase — translation MTKTIDYFFGIGSPWAFLGLEPFATLANEHNATIRPYVIPLIEDNGAIYSRNRPEARRAYWTKDLKRWAALRGKSLNFDNRAALSDPTPAGFMVIAAIDAGEDWLRLTKALQEAFWEGGQDIGNAEVRRAIADKAGFDGAALDERGGSDAVEAIRKANYEAAKAAGVFGLPTFRYEDELYWGQDSLPFLERHLKGEKLAA, via the coding sequence ATGACCAAGACCATCGACTATTTCTTCGGCATCGGCTCCCCCTGGGCCTTTCTCGGCCTGGAGCCTTTCGCCACGCTCGCTAACGAGCACAACGCCACGATACGGCCCTATGTCATCCCGCTGATCGAGGATAATGGCGCCATCTACTCACGCAACCGTCCGGAAGCGCGCCGCGCCTATTGGACGAAGGATTTGAAGCGATGGGCGGCGTTGCGCGGCAAGTCCCTTAACTTCGACAATCGCGCCGCCCTTTCCGATCCCACGCCGGCCGGCTTCATGGTCATTGCCGCGATCGATGCGGGCGAGGACTGGTTGAGGCTGACCAAGGCGCTTCAGGAAGCTTTCTGGGAAGGAGGCCAAGATATTGGCAATGCCGAAGTTCGCCGCGCAATCGCTGACAAAGCCGGTTTCGACGGGGCGGCGCTGGACGAACGCGGCGGAAGCGATGCCGTGGAAGCCATCCGGAAAGCCAATTATGAGGCCGCAAAGGCAGCCGGTGTGTTCGGGCTTCCGACATTCCGCTACGAGGACGAACTGTATTGGGGACAGGACAGCCTGCCCTTCCTCGAACGTCATCTCAAGGGCGAAAAACTGGCCGCCTGA
- a CDS encoding TetR/AcrR family transcriptional regulator: MREAIPDQILTAAGALFYTEGIRAVGIDRIIEEAKVAKATLYRHFPSKDHLVAAYLQDRHDRVIRSLKDVLTATIDPRDQLQVIFERLYEKADSPEFRGCAFALAVAEHGDFERVVTVARTHKRMVRDIFETVMSKAGVRLDQAASHLSLLYEGALATVAVGRDPHAVLIARDCALSVFDLATGEISSGDKI, translated from the coding sequence ATGAGAGAAGCCATTCCAGACCAGATTCTCACCGCCGCCGGCGCGCTGTTTTATACCGAAGGTATCCGGGCGGTCGGTATCGACCGCATCATCGAAGAAGCGAAGGTCGCAAAAGCTACTCTCTATCGGCATTTTCCGTCCAAGGATCATCTTGTCGCGGCCTATCTTCAGGATCGCCACGATCGTGTCATTCGCTCGCTGAAGGATGTTCTGACGGCGACGATTGATCCAAGGGACCAGCTGCAGGTGATTTTCGAGCGGCTTTACGAGAAGGCCGACAGCCCTGAATTCAGGGGCTGTGCCTTTGCACTCGCGGTTGCCGAACACGGCGATTTCGAACGCGTCGTCACCGTGGCTCGAACCCACAAAAGAATGGTGCGGGATATTTTCGAGACCGTCATGTCGAAAGCGGGGGTGCGACTGGATCAGGCCGCCTCCCACCTTTCGCTTCTTTACGAAGGCGCACTTGCCACCGTCGCGGTCGGGCGCGATCCGCATGCCGTACTCATCGCCCGGGACTGTGCGCTCTCGGTATTCGATCTCGCCACCGGCGAGATATCCTCAGGAGACAAGATATGA
- a CDS encoding ketopantoate reductase family protein produces the protein MTRYVIIGAGAVGASLAAQFELSGIKYALVGRGAQIASIIEQGLSYQRPSGTQQIRLNAFDVSAPPDLAPDDILLLTVKTQDAAATLADWSWRQVSGVEGLTATQLPVVTFQNGLATEALALRTFANVYGASILTPARFTQTGAVAAAGNPQVGVVTIGRFPAGSDETAKEIAADLTRANYLAETSSDIRRWKSAKLLHNVRNALDLFDGEDDLRASIAEALVNEARQTLEIAGYNLASPSERAVDISGWSIAQNSGIQPGQQSTWQSFARGASSEVDFLNGEIVLLGRLHNVATPYNEAIQSLGGRLAHQGGFSKAVPLDAILSFVGQLHERDKTGLAAAQ, from the coding sequence GTGACACGATACGTTATCATTGGCGCAGGCGCGGTTGGCGCAAGCCTTGCCGCACAGTTCGAGCTTTCCGGCATCAAATATGCTCTGGTCGGACGCGGCGCACAAATTGCCTCCATCATTGAACAGGGGCTGAGCTACCAACGCCCCTCAGGCACGCAGCAAATAAGGCTGAACGCCTTCGACGTATCCGCTCCGCCGGACCTGGCGCCCGACGATATCCTGCTGCTGACCGTCAAAACGCAGGATGCGGCAGCCACTCTGGCAGACTGGTCATGGCGACAGGTATCCGGCGTGGAAGGTCTAACAGCCACGCAGTTGCCGGTGGTTACCTTTCAGAACGGTCTGGCGACGGAAGCGCTGGCGCTCAGGACCTTCGCCAATGTCTACGGCGCCAGTATTCTGACCCCTGCCCGGTTTACACAAACCGGCGCGGTTGCGGCGGCCGGCAATCCGCAGGTCGGCGTGGTCACGATCGGGCGCTTCCCGGCCGGTTCCGATGAAACGGCGAAGGAGATTGCCGCAGACCTCACACGCGCCAATTATCTTGCGGAAACCAGCAGCGATATCCGCCGCTGGAAATCGGCAAAACTGCTTCATAACGTCCGCAACGCGCTGGATCTGTTCGACGGAGAAGACGATCTGCGAGCATCGATTGCCGAAGCGCTGGTCAATGAAGCCCGCCAGACGCTTGAGATAGCAGGCTACAATCTCGCCTCTCCCTCTGAACGGGCTGTCGATATTTCAGGCTGGAGCATCGCTCAAAACAGCGGCATTCAGCCCGGCCAGCAATCGACCTGGCAGAGCTTTGCCCGGGGCGCTTCCAGCGAGGTCGACTTTCTCAACGGTGAGATTGTGCTGCTCGGCCGTCTGCATAACGTCGCGACACCGTATAACGAGGCTATCCAGTCTCTTGGCGGCAGGCTGGCGCATCAGGGCGGCTTCTCGAAGGCGGTGCCGCTTGACGCGATCCTTTCTTTTGTCGGGCAGCTCCACGAGCGCGACAAAACCGGTCTCGCCGCCGCGCAATGA
- a CDS encoding ATP-binding protein, which produces MRFRRLRLRTMTAITITTMLIFAVALVYFGVSWYSDTIEERILAQLSPDAAKAFSDIDRGVMPDQRQLQALIEVLPGLEDQADSELLKSVFLFGLLGVFLCSLLGYFISRRIAAPLGELADAARRMATGDFSGGAKIKASRIAEVGFLVDSFETLTQELQMMERRLKFNTMAVAHELRTPLTILQGRLHGIADDVFPLDKQAIRHLIGHVEGLARLVDDLRTLSLAETNSLVTEMRPLDLATECAAVAEAARPLLEEAGIRLDMSLQTAPISGDPQRLQQLLLILMDNVRRYAASGKSLFCSTGVREGRPFITIEDKGPGFPPGIEAHGIELFWRTEPSRARKTGGTGLGLSIARAIASAHDSDLQIDPRQDGGTVVTVLFKAAS; this is translated from the coding sequence ATGAGGTTCCGGCGGCTCCGCCTGCGCACGATGACGGCGATCACAATCACCACAATGCTCATCTTTGCGGTTGCGTTGGTCTATTTCGGCGTTTCCTGGTATTCGGACACCATTGAGGAGCGCATCCTTGCCCAACTGTCGCCTGATGCCGCCAAGGCTTTCTCGGATATTGACCGGGGCGTGATGCCGGATCAGCGCCAGCTTCAGGCCCTTATCGAGGTTTTACCGGGCCTGGAGGACCAGGCAGATAGCGAACTTCTCAAATCGGTGTTCCTCTTCGGATTGCTCGGTGTCTTCCTATGCAGCTTGCTTGGTTATTTCATCTCCCGGCGCATTGCAGCACCTCTCGGCGAACTTGCCGACGCGGCGCGGCGCATGGCGACGGGCGACTTCAGCGGAGGCGCAAAGATCAAGGCGAGCCGCATCGCCGAAGTCGGATTTCTGGTCGACAGTTTCGAGACTTTGACGCAGGAGCTTCAGATGATGGAGCGCCGGTTGAAGTTCAACACCATGGCGGTAGCCCACGAGCTGCGCACCCCGCTGACCATCCTGCAAGGCCGTTTACACGGCATTGCCGATGACGTCTTTCCGCTCGACAAGCAGGCCATTCGCCACCTAATCGGCCATGTGGAAGGACTTGCGCGTCTCGTCGACGATCTGCGGACGCTTTCGCTGGCAGAAACCAACAGTCTCGTTACGGAGATGCGGCCACTCGATCTCGCTACCGAATGCGCGGCCGTGGCGGAGGCGGCACGGCCTCTTCTCGAAGAGGCAGGAATTCGTCTCGATATGTCGCTGCAGACGGCTCCAATTAGCGGCGACCCTCAACGCCTTCAACAGCTACTGCTCATCCTGATGGATAATGTACGCCGCTATGCGGCGAGCGGGAAGAGCCTCTTCTGCTCGACCGGAGTCCGGGAAGGACGTCCCTTCATAACAATCGAAGACAAGGGGCCGGGTTTTCCCCCCGGCATCGAGGCACACGGCATCGAACTCTTCTGGCGCACAGAGCCGTCGCGTGCACGTAAGACCGGTGGCACCGGCCTCGGCCTGTCGATTGCTCGAGCGATCGCAAGCGCGCATGACAGCGATTTGCAGATAGATCCGCGACAAGACGGCGGAACCGTCGTCACGGTTCTCTTCAAGGCGGCCTCCTGA
- a CDS encoding response regulator — MDKGLILIVEDDPDIMQILDAYLIRDGYRTVRAGDGETAMTHFSMLRPDLILLDIGLPKLDGIDVLTRIRRERDTPIIMVTALAEDMDKLTGLRLGADDYIVKPFNPQEMVARVNAVLKRSRQPTGGGILRFGAIEIDTEAYIAAVCSDAGRTVLPLTLSEFRILAHMTRRPTYAFQRADLLDACLPESDALARTVDTHIANLRKKLTDHGAGGYLVSVRSIGYRLAREQTS; from the coding sequence ATGGACAAAGGTCTCATTCTCATCGTCGAAGACGACCCCGACATCATGCAGATTCTGGACGCCTATCTCATTCGTGACGGATACAGAACCGTTAGAGCCGGGGATGGCGAGACGGCCATGACGCATTTCTCCATGCTGCGGCCGGATCTCATTCTTCTCGACATCGGGCTACCGAAGCTCGATGGCATCGATGTGCTGACACGCATCCGGCGGGAGCGTGATACGCCGATCATCATGGTCACCGCCCTTGCCGAAGATATGGACAAGCTGACCGGTCTGCGCCTGGGTGCCGACGACTACATCGTCAAACCTTTCAACCCGCAGGAAATGGTCGCCCGGGTAAATGCCGTTCTAAAACGCTCGCGTCAGCCAACTGGCGGAGGGATCCTGCGTTTCGGCGCCATCGAAATAGATACCGAAGCTTACATCGCGGCTGTTTGCAGCGATGCGGGACGAACCGTTCTGCCGTTGACGCTCAGCGAATTCAGAATTCTTGCCCATATGACGCGTCGCCCCACCTATGCCTTTCAGCGGGCCGATCTTCTGGATGCCTGCCTGCCGGAAAGCGATGCGCTGGCACGCACGGTCGATACGCACATCGCCAATCTGCGTAAAAAACTGACGGATCACGGTGCTGGCGGTTATCTGGTGTCGGTGCGCAGCATCGGCTACCGACTTGCCAGGGAGCAGACATCATGA
- a CDS encoding phosphatase PAP2 family protein, which produces MHQYLSHKTEQKWPGRPEKPKFRFAVIPTARQTFAWVSGSPSLLALSTTLAMMVFFTVRPDIDLDASRWFWTDGFRLGEDQFLISVRDLNRALPAILLSTLVCLLLATPFVSGVRRAIRPHKLLLVLTFYALGPGATVHVLKNLFGRARPRHISEFGADLFFTPVLSLDGSCSRNCSFPSGESASAIALLAFIIFLPEKFRLSATAILMPFIVLCSLNRAAMGAHFLSDVLIAWPLMLAVFLSLHRLFTKHADTIDTAFLC; this is translated from the coding sequence ATGCACCAGTATCTCTCCCATAAGACCGAACAGAAATGGCCAGGCCGGCCCGAAAAGCCGAAGTTCCGCTTTGCCGTCATCCCCACGGCGCGCCAGACTTTCGCATGGGTTTCCGGCAGCCCATCTCTGCTCGCGCTTTCGACCACGCTTGCAATGATGGTCTTCTTCACTGTCAGGCCGGATATCGATCTTGACGCCAGTCGCTGGTTCTGGACAGATGGTTTTCGTCTTGGCGAGGATCAATTCTTGATTTCCGTCCGCGATCTGAACCGCGCACTTCCCGCCATTTTATTGTCCACGCTTGTCTGCCTGCTCCTTGCAACGCCATTTGTCTCCGGCGTGCGGCGTGCCATCCGCCCTCACAAACTGCTACTTGTTCTCACCTTTTATGCGCTTGGGCCGGGTGCGACCGTGCATGTGCTGAAAAACCTGTTCGGACGTGCCAGACCGCGGCATATCAGTGAATTCGGGGCAGATTTGTTTTTTACGCCCGTTCTTTCCCTCGATGGCAGCTGTTCGCGCAACTGCTCCTTTCCGTCCGGCGAAAGCGCGTCCGCAATCGCCCTGCTGGCGTTCATCATCTTCCTGCCGGAAAAATTCCGCCTGAGCGCCACGGCGATCTTGATGCCGTTCATCGTGCTTTGCTCCCTAAACAGGGCAGCTATGGGCGCACATTTTCTCTCCGATGTCCTGATTGCATGGCCACTGATGCTCGCCGTGTTCCTCTCACTGCATCGGCTGTTCACGAAGCATGCGGACACAATCGACACTGCGTTTCTGTGCTAA
- a CDS encoding copper-binding protein has product MKTIVKITLAAALLLTAPFGAFAQEFTKGTVKKVDATAKKVTIIHEELKNLDMPAMTMVFRVKDDALLAKLKEGANIEFIAERADGKLVVAQVK; this is encoded by the coding sequence ATGAAGACGATCGTTAAAATTACCCTTGCAGCCGCTCTGTTGCTTACAGCCCCCTTTGGCGCATTCGCACAGGAATTCACCAAGGGTACGGTGAAGAAGGTCGACGCTACCGCCAAGAAAGTCACCATCATTCATGAGGAACTGAAGAACCTCGACATGCCCGCCATGACGATGGTGTTCCGCGTCAAGGACGATGCCCTGCTCGCCAAGCTCAAGGAAGGCGCGAACATCGAGTTCATCGCCGAACGTGCGGATGGCAAGCTGGTCGTAGCCCAGGTGAAATAA
- a CDS encoding cupredoxin domain-containing protein, which yields MTRLKLALLLTALATPAFASGTHGGGHEAMAIGEPGDKSKVTQTIQVTMKETPDGKMLFTPAKFEFKKGKTVRFAVKNVGELDHEFILDEQSANLEHKAAMAKAPEMEHDNPNAISLAPGESGEIIWKFTNDGMFEFACLKPGHYEAGMRGDLKVSAK from the coding sequence ATGACCAGACTGAAACTTGCACTGCTTCTCACCGCTCTTGCCACACCCGCCTTCGCATCGGGCACCCACGGCGGCGGCCATGAAGCGATGGCGATCGGCGAACCCGGCGACAAATCCAAGGTAACCCAGACCATACAGGTCACCATGAAGGAAACGCCTGATGGCAAGATGCTGTTCACGCCCGCCAAGTTCGAATTCAAGAAGGGCAAGACCGTTCGCTTTGCCGTGAAGAATGTCGGCGAGCTGGACCATGAATTCATTCTCGACGAACAGAGCGCAAATCTGGAGCACAAGGCCGCCATGGCAAAGGCCCCGGAGATGGAACACGACAATCCGAACGCAATCAGCCTTGCGCCGGGCGAAAGTGGCGAAATTATCTGGAAATTCACCAATGACGGCATGTTCGAATTCGCCTGCCTGAAGCCCGGACATTACGAGGCCGGCATGCGCGGCGATCTCAAAGTTTCGGCCAAGTAA
- a CDS encoding multicopper oxidase family protein translates to MFNRRNFLGVGAAMVSTAAWAKTSNSSLPEAAVMETAATQAPVKPTTGPDYNPVVTLNGWTLPFRMNNGVKEFHLVAEPVEREMAEGMTARLWGYNGQSPGPTIEAVEGDRVRIFVTNKLPEHTTVHWHGMILPSGMDGVGGLSQPHIPVGKTFVYEFDLVKSGTFMYHPHSDEMVQMAMGMMGFFVVHPKDPTFMPVDRDFVFLINAFDINPGSYVPKIMTMTDFNLWSWNSRVFPGIDPLVVSKDDRVRVRVGNLTMTNHPIHMHGYDFEVTCTDGGWVRPEARWPEVSIDIPVGAMRAYEFDAKYVGDWAIHCHKSHHTMNAMGHDVPTFIGVDKKTVTEKIRKVRPEYMPMGTAGMADMGAMEMEIPENTVPMMTGWGPHGPIEMGGMFSVVKVREGISAGDYSDPGWYQNPPGTQAWEWTGDVPDTEKTNDPKTQITPNPMKHG, encoded by the coding sequence ATGTTCAATAGAAGAAACTTTCTGGGCGTCGGCGCCGCAATGGTCTCCACGGCGGCCTGGGCAAAGACATCGAATAGCAGCCTGCCGGAAGCTGCCGTGATGGAAACGGCAGCAACGCAAGCCCCCGTCAAGCCCACTACCGGTCCCGATTACAATCCGGTCGTCACCCTCAACGGCTGGACCCTGCCTTTCCGGATGAACAATGGCGTCAAGGAATTCCACCTTGTCGCCGAGCCAGTGGAACGCGAGATGGCGGAGGGCATGACCGCCCGCCTCTGGGGCTATAACGGCCAGTCACCCGGCCCGACCATCGAGGCCGTAGAAGGCGACCGGGTGCGGATTTTCGTGACCAACAAGCTGCCGGAACATACAACGGTCCACTGGCACGGCATGATCCTGCCATCAGGCATGGACGGTGTCGGCGGCCTGTCGCAACCGCATATCCCCGTTGGCAAGACCTTCGTCTACGAGTTCGATCTCGTGAAGTCCGGCACCTTCATGTACCACCCGCATTCAGACGAGATGGTGCAGATGGCGATGGGCATGATGGGCTTTTTCGTGGTCCATCCAAAGGACCCGACCTTCATGCCTGTTGATCGCGACTTCGTGTTCCTGATCAACGCCTTCGACATCAATCCCGGCTCCTACGTTCCGAAAATCATGACCATGACGGACTTCAATCTGTGGTCATGGAACAGCCGGGTATTTCCGGGCATCGATCCGCTGGTGGTCTCCAAGGACGACCGGGTGCGTGTCAGGGTCGGCAACCTGACCATGACCAACCACCCGATCCACATGCACGGCTATGATTTCGAGGTGACGTGCACGGATGGCGGCTGGGTGCGGCCCGAGGCCCGGTGGCCGGAGGTCAGCATCGACATCCCCGTCGGCGCCATGCGGGCCTATGAATTCGACGCCAAATATGTCGGCGACTGGGCGATCCATTGCCACAAGTCGCACCACACGATGAATGCGATGGGACACGATGTCCCAACCTTCATCGGCGTCGACAAGAAGACCGTCACCGAAAAGATCCGCAAGGTGCGGCCGGAATACATGCCGATGGGTACAGCCGGCATGGCCGATATGGGCGCGATGGAGATGGAAATCCCTGAGAACACCGTTCCCATGATGACCGGCTGGGGTCCGCACGGCCCCATCGAAATGGGCGGCATGTTCTCCGTGGTGAAGGTCCGCGAAGGCATTTCCGCGGGCGATTACTCAGATCCCGGCTGGTACCAAAACCCGCCCGGTACCCAGGCCTGGGAATGGACCGGCGACGTGCCGGATACCGAAAAGACCAATGATCCGAAAACACAGATCACGCCGAATCCGATGAAACACGGCTGA
- a CDS encoding TolC family protein, translating into MTLRVIKLTAVLSVPLVLGGCVTATDYTSKNAGFTTVSARATEATGKQTVWIQNRAEAQATATRVKSLMSPKPIDVETAVQVALLNNKGLQAAYADLGESAATAWQSTMLVNPRVGIGLTGIGTPGLRAYKAIEGVIVTNILALATLKQNVEIADTGFRKAQLAAALKTLQLAADTRRAWITAVAAWENVGQLAQAQTAADAASELARKLGEAGSLNKEGQAREQVFYAELTGQIAKARLEARLAKEELTRLMGLWGADIDYSIPNRLPQLPKDLAKREMIEAEALQRRVDLQMAKLDLESTARSFKLTEATRYVTDLELRSGFETERELEDGEKHKQTTGNAELEFVIPIFDSGRARMRESELAYMRAANLLAEKAVNIRSEARSAYQAYRSNYDIARHYRNSVVPLRTKIEEESLLTYNGMLTNTFELLADSREKVNSNLLAINAKRDFWLAEAGLAPAIYGGGAGTAGAETEVAATGGGSGGGH; encoded by the coding sequence ATGACGCTACGCGTGATCAAACTCACGGCCGTCCTTTCCGTCCCGCTTGTTCTTGGCGGCTGCGTCACGGCCACCGACTACACCTCGAAGAACGCAGGCTTCACCACCGTTTCGGCCAGGGCGACCGAGGCGACAGGAAAGCAGACTGTCTGGATACAGAACCGGGCCGAGGCGCAGGCAACCGCAACCCGCGTCAAATCGCTGATGTCGCCGAAACCAATCGATGTCGAGACGGCGGTTCAGGTCGCGCTCCTCAACAACAAGGGCCTTCAGGCGGCCTATGCCGATCTGGGTGAATCGGCCGCAACCGCCTGGCAATCGACCATGCTGGTCAATCCGAGGGTCGGCATCGGATTGACGGGGATCGGCACTCCGGGGCTCCGGGCCTACAAGGCGATCGAGGGTGTGATCGTCACCAATATTCTGGCACTGGCCACGCTCAAACAGAATGTCGAGATTGCCGATACCGGCTTCCGAAAGGCGCAGCTCGCAGCCGCGCTGAAGACGTTGCAATTGGCGGCAGATACCCGCCGCGCCTGGATCACGGCGGTTGCTGCCTGGGAAAATGTCGGCCAGCTGGCGCAGGCCCAGACAGCCGCGGATGCCGCCTCGGAACTTGCGAGGAAGCTTGGCGAAGCAGGCTCGCTGAACAAGGAAGGCCAGGCTCGCGAGCAGGTCTTCTATGCCGAACTGACCGGCCAGATCGCCAAGGCGCGGCTTGAAGCCCGGCTTGCGAAGGAGGAACTGACAAGGCTGATGGGCCTGTGGGGCGCGGACATAGACTACTCCATCCCCAACCGCCTGCCCCAGCTTCCAAAGGATCTGGCCAAACGTGAGATGATCGAGGCTGAGGCGCTGCAGCGCCGGGTGGATTTGCAGATGGCGAAGCTCGATCTGGAATCGACCGCCCGGTCGTTTAAACTCACAGAAGCCACCCGATACGTCACCGATCTAGAACTTCGTTCCGGCTTCGAGACCGAACGCGAACTTGAAGACGGCGAAAAACACAAACAGACGACGGGCAATGCCGAGCTGGAATTCGTCATTCCGATCTTCGATTCCGGTCGGGCAAGAATGCGGGAATCCGAACTCGCCTATATGCGCGCAGCAAACCTGCTGGCCGAAAAAGCGGTCAATATCCGCTCCGAAGCCCGCTCCGCCTATCAGGCCTATCGCTCGAACTACGACATCGCCCGGCACTATCGCAACAGCGTGGTGCCGCTGCGGACCAAGATCGAGGAGGAGTCGCTGCTGACCTATAACGGCATGCTCACCAACACCTTCGAACTGCTCGCCGACAGCCGCGAAAAGGTCAATTCGAACCTGCTCGCCATCAATGCCAAACGTGACTTCTGGCTCGCGGAAGCCGGCCTTGCGCCCGCCATCTACGGCGGTGGCGCGGGTACGGCAGGCGCGGAGACCGAAGTTGCCGCCACTGGTGGCGGCAGCGGTGGCGGACACTGA